One Banduia mediterranea genomic region harbors:
- a CDS encoding DUF935 domain-containing protein, whose amino-acid sequence MALSRILGPDGQFIDLRQLEEDVDLGGLTSVRQVWHESVARGLTPAQLAGVLERSAQGDADDYLTLAEEMEERDAHYAAVLSVRKRAVVGLPRLVEAASESADHVKHADFVRQVIRRPATTELVADLTDGIGKGYSVCSIRWLRQAQWTPGEYPHMDPRWFRYDRDTGRELRLLDPSHTDGMPLQPFAYVVHQPRIKTGLQIRAGLARLCAFMFLCKSYALKDWVAFAEVFGMPLRIGRYGPNANNEDKAVLRRALSSIGTDAAAMLSDSLKMEFHQLGNVTGGADLYEKLCTFADKQISKAVLGQTGTTDTEPGGIGSGFAEVKNEIRGDILAADAFDLEVTLNRDLVRPLVDLNFGPQEEYPRLILQITEPEDVKGIADYLKVMVPLGLEVEEKWARDKIGAPEPAKGAKLLRSPMAAPAALNHHVALNAAQRAQDATPGQVERVSREADAPLDGWIDAARRLLDQVQSLEEYRDGLLALHAQMPTADFQALLGDALTAAELAGRYDILAEAGQVR is encoded by the coding sequence ATGGCCCTATCCCGCATTCTCGGCCCCGACGGGCAGTTCATCGATCTGCGCCAGCTGGAAGAAGACGTCGACCTCGGCGGCCTCACCAGCGTGCGCCAGGTCTGGCACGAGTCGGTCGCGCGTGGGCTGACGCCGGCGCAGCTCGCCGGCGTGCTGGAACGTTCCGCGCAGGGCGACGCGGACGACTACCTCACGCTGGCCGAGGAAATGGAAGAGCGGGACGCGCACTACGCGGCCGTGCTCTCGGTGCGCAAGCGCGCCGTCGTGGGCCTGCCGCGCCTGGTCGAGGCCGCGTCCGAATCGGCCGACCACGTGAAGCACGCCGACTTTGTGCGCCAGGTCATCCGCCGGCCCGCCACCACCGAACTGGTGGCCGATCTGACCGATGGCATCGGCAAGGGCTACTCGGTCTGTTCGATCCGCTGGCTGCGCCAGGCACAGTGGACGCCGGGCGAATACCCGCATATGGATCCGCGCTGGTTCCGCTACGACCGGGATACCGGCCGCGAGCTACGCCTGCTCGACCCCTCCCACACGGATGGCATGCCGCTGCAGCCCTTCGCCTACGTCGTTCACCAGCCGCGCATCAAGACCGGCCTGCAGATCCGCGCCGGCCTGGCGCGCCTGTGCGCCTTCATGTTCCTGTGCAAGTCGTATGCGCTCAAAGATTGGGTGGCCTTCGCCGAAGTGTTCGGCATGCCGCTGCGCATCGGCCGCTACGGGCCGAACGCGAATAACGAGGACAAGGCCGTGCTGCGCCGGGCGCTGTCCTCGATCGGGACCGATGCGGCCGCCATGCTCAGCGACTCGCTGAAGATGGAGTTCCACCAGCTGGGCAACGTCACCGGCGGCGCGGATCTGTACGAGAAGCTCTGCACCTTCGCGGACAAGCAGATCAGCAAGGCGGTGCTCGGCCAGACCGGCACCACGGATACGGAGCCCGGCGGCATCGGCAGCGGCTTTGCCGAGGTCAAGAACGAGATCCGTGGCGACATCCTGGCGGCGGATGCCTTCGACCTGGAAGTCACGCTGAATCGCGATCTGGTGCGGCCCCTGGTGGACCTCAACTTCGGCCCGCAAGAGGAGTATCCGCGCCTCATCCTGCAAATCACCGAGCCCGAGGATGTGAAGGGCATCGCCGACTATCTGAAGGTGATGGTGCCCCTGGGCCTGGAGGTCGAGGAAAAATGGGCGCGCGACAAGATCGGCGCGCCGGAGCCGGCCAAGGGCGCCAAGCTGCTGCGCTCGCCGATGGCGGCGCCCGCCGCCCTGAATCACCACGTTGCCCTCAACGCCGCGCAGCGCGCGCAGGATGCGACGCCGGGGCAGGTGGAGCGCGTGAGCCGTGAAGCGGATGCGCCGCTGGACGGATGGATCGACGCCGCGCGCCGGCTGCTGGACCAGGTGCAGAGCCTGGAGGAATATCGCGACGGCCTGCTGGCGCTGCACGCGCAGATGCCGACGGCGGACTTCCAGGCACTGCTCGGCGATGCCCTGACGGCGGCCGAGCTGGCCGGCCGCTACGACATCCTGGCCGAGGCCGGGCAGGTCCGCTGA
- a CDS encoding PBECR2 nuclease fold domain-containing protein: protein MPGSVEHGSLPFGEQIEFFRGKLNLPTASWTDIFDGQHARAFVVAGAMKDDLLTDLRGAVDKVIADGATLEDFRKDFDALVQRHGWVYNGGRNWRTRVIYHTNLRQSYNTGRWQQQQQVIRTRPFWRYRHSPFQEHPRAEHQAWDGLVLRHDDAFWSTHYPQNAWGCDCDVETLSERDLKRLGKDGPDQAPAIEYEERTVGVRGPNPRTVRVPKGIDPGFGYSPGEAAYGKPLADEVMDGWRAQGAPAWDKLTPKTWMEFDRPPRIPLDPPRVGLQPPAVSREDLLRRVRETIGGPEKVYDVQGLPVAINAESLAEHIDDFGRAAYLPLLDDTLADPFETWVSFERHKATGYVALRARVIKGFDLGKGRGLLLVANAVRGRLEGWTVIPTGNLADLQRQRQGELIYGRPG from the coding sequence GTGCCCGGCAGCGTCGAACACGGCTCGCTGCCCTTTGGCGAGCAGATCGAGTTCTTTCGCGGCAAGCTCAACCTGCCCACGGCGAGTTGGACCGATATCTTCGACGGCCAGCATGCCCGTGCCTTCGTCGTCGCCGGGGCGATGAAGGATGATCTGCTCACGGATCTACGCGGCGCTGTGGACAAGGTGATCGCCGACGGCGCCACCCTGGAGGATTTCCGCAAGGATTTCGATGCGCTGGTCCAGCGCCACGGCTGGGTCTACAACGGCGGCCGCAACTGGCGTACCCGCGTGATCTACCACACCAATCTGCGCCAGAGCTACAACACCGGGCGCTGGCAACAGCAGCAGCAGGTGATCCGCACGCGGCCGTTCTGGCGCTATCGGCACAGCCCGTTTCAGGAGCACCCGCGTGCCGAACATCAAGCCTGGGACGGTTTGGTGCTGCGCCATGACGACGCCTTCTGGTCGACGCACTACCCGCAAAACGCCTGGGGCTGCGACTGCGATGTCGAAACCCTGTCGGAACGGGACTTGAAACGCCTCGGCAAGGACGGCCCGGACCAGGCGCCAGCGATCGAGTACGAGGAGCGCACGGTGGGCGTGCGCGGCCCCAATCCGCGCACCGTGCGCGTGCCCAAGGGCATCGACCCCGGCTTCGGCTATTCGCCTGGCGAGGCGGCCTACGGCAAACCGTTGGCCGATGAAGTGATGGACGGCTGGCGCGCCCAGGGCGCGCCGGCCTGGGACAAGCTCACGCCCAAGACCTGGATGGAGTTCGACCGGCCGCCGCGCATCCCGCTGGACCCGCCGCGCGTGGGCCTGCAACCGCCTGCGGTCTCGCGCGAGGATCTACTGCGGCGCGTGCGCGAGACCATCGGGGGGCCGGAAAAGGTCTACGACGTGCAGGGCCTACCCGTGGCGATCAACGCCGAGTCGCTGGCCGAGCATATCGACGATTTCGGCCGCGCCGCCTACCTGCCGCTGCTGGATGACACTCTGGCCGACCCCTTCGAAACCTGGGTCTCGTTTGAGCGCCACAAGGCCACCGGCTACGTGGCGCTGCGCGCGCGGGTGATCAAGGGCTTCGACCTGGGCAAGGGCCGGGGTTTACTGCTGGTGGCCAACGCCGTGCGTGGGCGCCTGGAAGGCTGGACCGTCATCCCCACCGGCAACCTGGCTGATCTGCAACGGCAGCGGCAGGGTGAGCTGATCTATGGGAGGCCTGGGTGA
- a CDS encoding phage virion morphogenesis protein: MAGARYTIEFDGTLASNALSRAMALLGDITPIMRDYGEYLLISHRDRFERQVSPAGKPWAPLSPEYQAQKKKNASRILVLEGFLAGTLRYNAGPDGLEFGTNRPYGAVMQYGAAQGVFGRTRRGGPIPRGDIPARPWLGHSAADDRELVDITQDHLQIAIDAKP, translated from the coding sequence ATGGCCGGCGCGCGCTACACGATCGAGTTCGACGGCACGCTGGCGTCCAACGCCTTGAGCCGGGCAATGGCGCTGCTCGGCGACATCACGCCGATCATGCGCGACTACGGCGAATACCTGTTGATCTCGCATCGCGATCGCTTCGAGCGGCAGGTGAGCCCGGCCGGCAAGCCCTGGGCGCCCTTGTCGCCCGAGTACCAGGCCCAGAAGAAAAAGAACGCCAGCCGCATCCTGGTGCTGGAAGGCTTCCTTGCCGGTACCCTGCGCTACAACGCCGGGCCGGACGGCCTGGAGTTCGGGACCAACCGGCCCTATGGCGCGGTCATGCAGTATGGCGCCGCGCAAGGCGTGTTCGGCCGCACCCGGCGCGGCGGGCCGATCCCCCGAGGCGACATCCCGGCGCGGCCGTGGCTGGGCCATTCGGCCGCCGATGACCGTGAGCTGGTGGACATCACCCAGGACCATCTGCAGATCGCGATCGACGCCAAGCCCTGA
- a CDS encoding phage protease: MTLIPAPDAEGKVRGVDGRTFQLANPGAVIAAWTRSRAITENHARVLAAPKGGRAPAFGWIESIRAAADGGIEFTPDWNARGEAAINGRDYRFLSPEFEHDGDGNILAVVGAGLTNDPNFPQLALNRENDDPEHPMSLKAIAAALGLPETADESACLTAINSLQQDKQTALNAAQTPDPTQWKPAAELNAALARATTAETALNAERAQGREAEIVALVDQAQADGKVIPATREYYLANCRADGGLERFKAALAAMPVIGAPPVNPGDKPPAGQAGQTALNADEQLICRQMGVTEEQYLAARA; encoded by the coding sequence ATGACGCTGATTCCCGCCCCGGACGCCGAAGGCAAGGTGCGCGGCGTGGACGGGCGCACGTTCCAGCTCGCCAACCCCGGCGCCGTCATCGCGGCGTGGACCCGGTCGCGGGCGATCACCGAAAACCATGCGCGCGTGCTGGCGGCCCCAAAGGGCGGCCGCGCCCCGGCTTTCGGCTGGATCGAATCCATCCGCGCCGCCGCCGACGGCGGCATCGAGTTCACGCCGGACTGGAATGCGCGCGGTGAAGCAGCCATCAACGGCCGCGATTACCGCTTTCTGTCTCCCGAGTTCGAGCACGACGGCGACGGCAACATCCTGGCCGTGGTCGGCGCCGGCCTCACCAACGATCCCAACTTCCCGCAGCTCGCCCTCAACCGCGAGAACGACGACCCGGAGCACCCCATGTCTTTGAAAGCCATAGCCGCGGCACTCGGCCTGCCCGAAACCGCCGACGAATCCGCCTGCCTGACGGCCATCAACAGCCTCCAGCAGGACAAGCAGACCGCCCTCAACGCGGCGCAGACGCCCGACCCGACGCAGTGGAAACCGGCCGCCGAGCTGAATGCCGCGCTGGCACGCGCCACCACCGCCGAGACCGCGCTCAACGCTGAACGCGCACAGGGCCGCGAGGCCGAGATCGTGGCGCTGGTCGACCAGGCGCAGGCGGACGGCAAGGTGATCCCGGCCACCCGCGAGTACTACCTGGCCAACTGCCGCGCCGATGGCGGGCTCGAACGCTTCAAGGCGGCGCTGGCCGCCATGCCCGTGATCGGCGCGCCGCCGGTCAACCCCGGCGACAAGCCGCCGGCCGGGCAGGCCGGGCAGACCGCGCTCAATGCCGATGAGCAGCTGATCTGCCGGCAGATGGGCGTCACCGAAGAACAGTACCTGGCGGCTCGGGCGTAA
- a CDS encoding Mu-like prophage major head subunit gpT family protein, whose amino-acid sequence MQINQANLRTLNTGYKAAFQRGITAAQAQTQYSRFATMVPSGTASEEYGWLGSFPNVREWLGDRVVHGVKSHGYTIKNKDWELTVGVPRNAVDDDQHGIYAPMMEEMGRSVEAHPDQMVFGLVKDGASQLCYDGQNFFDTDHPVLDAAGGVQSQSNWDDNSGAGTPWYLLDLSRALRPIIFQDRKKPEFVSKNQVTDDNVFWAKEFVYGVDCRRNVGYGFWQLAYGSRKALDETNLIAAYTAMTERTGDFGRPLGIKPNVLLVRPGQEFAARKLVSASTLANGAENVLKGLVEVVSSPWVI is encoded by the coding sequence ATGCAGATCAATCAGGCGAATCTTCGCACCCTCAACACCGGCTACAAAGCCGCGTTCCAGCGCGGCATCACGGCCGCCCAGGCGCAGACGCAGTACAGCCGTTTCGCGACGATGGTGCCCAGCGGCACCGCGAGCGAAGAATATGGCTGGCTGGGCAGCTTCCCGAACGTCCGCGAATGGCTCGGTGATCGCGTGGTCCACGGTGTCAAGAGCCACGGCTACACCATCAAAAACAAGGATTGGGAGCTGACGGTTGGCGTGCCGCGCAACGCTGTCGACGACGACCAGCACGGCATCTATGCGCCAATGATGGAAGAAATGGGCCGCTCGGTGGAGGCGCATCCTGATCAGATGGTATTCGGCCTGGTCAAGGATGGCGCAAGCCAGCTGTGCTACGACGGCCAGAACTTCTTCGACACGGATCACCCGGTGCTCGATGCCGCCGGCGGGGTGCAATCCCAGAGCAATTGGGACGACAACTCCGGCGCCGGCACGCCCTGGTATCTGTTGGACCTATCTCGCGCACTGCGGCCGATCATCTTCCAGGACCGCAAAAAGCCCGAGTTCGTGTCCAAGAACCAAGTCACCGACGACAACGTCTTCTGGGCCAAGGAATTCGTCTACGGCGTGGACTGCCGCCGCAACGTGGGTTACGGCTTCTGGCAGCTCGCCTATGGATCCCGCAAGGCGCTGGACGAAACCAACCTCATCGCCGCGTACACCGCCATGACCGAACGCACGGGTGATTTCGGCCGCCCGCTGGGCATCAAGCCCAACGTGCTGCTGGTGCGTCCCGGACAGGAGTTCGCTGCCCGCAAGCTGGTCAGCGCCAGCACGCTGGCCAACGGCGCCGAGAACGTGCTCAAGGGCCTGGTCGAGGTCGTCAGCTCCCCCTGGGTCATCTGA
- a CDS encoding HI1506-related protein — MPQFIRITAKPREGFRRAGMHHPATAVDHPIDTLSDEDIAALKGEPRLIVETVEIDTPAPAKKVPAKKVAQTK, encoded by the coding sequence ATGCCGCAATTCATCCGCATCACCGCCAAGCCCCGCGAAGGCTTTCGCCGCGCCGGGATGCATCACCCCGCGACAGCCGTCGATCACCCGATCGATACCTTGAGCGACGAGGACATCGCTGCGCTCAAGGGCGAACCGCGCCTGATCGTCGAGACGGTCGAGATCGATACACCAGCGCCAGCCAAGAAAGTGCCGGCCAAGAAAGTCGCCCAGACGAAGTAA
- a CDS encoding gp436 family protein translates to MSYATPADLIARFEADLVAQRAAPEGLRVTGDMLKAGIAGELGDYNAEEVAAIDAAIARIEEALSDATEFVNTHVSDLYAVPLSPLPLMIVRNTCSIARFYLWGDAAAKDGVEERDYKIAEKTLQAVRDGKLALGSATAPAPAAEHVSGEVFGPARLFTRDSMKGL, encoded by the coding sequence ATGAGCTATGCCACGCCAGCCGACTTGATCGCGCGCTTCGAGGCGGACCTCGTCGCTCAGCGTGCGGCACCCGAGGGTCTGCGCGTGACCGGGGACATGCTCAAGGCGGGCATCGCCGGCGAGCTGGGGGACTACAACGCGGAGGAGGTCGCCGCGATCGATGCGGCGATCGCCCGCATCGAAGAGGCACTGTCCGACGCCACGGAGTTCGTCAACACGCACGTCTCGGATCTCTACGCGGTGCCGCTGTCGCCGCTGCCGCTGATGATCGTGCGTAATACCTGCTCGATCGCGCGCTTCTATCTCTGGGGCGACGCCGCGGCCAAGGACGGCGTGGAAGAGCGCGACTACAAGATCGCGGAAAAGACCCTGCAGGCGGTGCGCGACGGCAAGCTCGCACTGGGCAGCGCCACCGCGCCGGCGCCGGCCGCGGAGCATGTCTCCGGCGAGGTCTTCGGGCCGGCGCGGCTGTTCACGCGCGACAGCATGAAGGGCCTGTGA
- a CDS encoding phage tail terminator protein translates to MSDFLVLEQQLVEHLAGQVEFQGRPVDVKSGRQVPRDNATAEPILRVPALLVTYDGYRVLEAAKRQVRIGQGYSVTAVLANLRDGERLGAREDASILLDDVIGMVHGWVPPYQSGRAFKPLALTDPAYPPQYGVRNAYFPLSFTTERSLTGAQPGVTS, encoded by the coding sequence ATGAGCGACTTCCTCGTCCTCGAACAACAGCTCGTGGAGCACCTGGCCGGCCAGGTGGAATTCCAGGGCCGGCCGGTGGACGTGAAGTCCGGCCGCCAGGTGCCGCGCGACAACGCCACCGCCGAGCCGATCCTGCGGGTGCCGGCACTGCTGGTGACCTATGACGGTTATCGCGTGCTGGAAGCGGCCAAGCGCCAGGTGCGCATCGGTCAGGGGTATTCCGTCACCGCCGTGCTCGCCAACCTGCGCGACGGCGAACGCCTGGGCGCGCGGGAGGATGCCTCGATCCTGCTCGACGACGTGATCGGCATGGTCCACGGCTGGGTGCCGCCGTACCAGTCCGGCCGCGCGTTCAAACCGCTCGCCTTGACCGACCCGGCCTACCCGCCGCAGTACGGCGTGCGCAACGCCTATTTCCCTCTTTCATTTACCACCGAGCGCTCGTTGACGGGCGCGCAGCCTGGAGTCACCTCATGA
- a CDS encoding DUF7210 family protein, whose product MPRKPTTGPDPIAPEIGDTPGDYGAPPPFDSELERSAEPARVAVVLRTPHNHAGVQYGAGKTIEVSPQIADWLRQRGVI is encoded by the coding sequence ATGCCCCGCAAACCGACCACCGGCCCGGACCCGATCGCACCCGAAATCGGCGACACGCCCGGCGATTACGGCGCGCCGCCACCCTTCGACTCCGAGCTGGAGCGCAGCGCGGAGCCGGCTCGGGTGGCGGTGGTGCTGCGCACACCGCACAACCATGCCGGCGTCCAGTACGGCGCCGGCAAGACCATCGAGGTGTCGCCCCAGATCGCCGACTGGCTGCGCCAGCGCGGCGTGATCTGA
- a CDS encoding phage tail tape measure protein has translation MANALEMLLRIALRKEGVDSGLRETRQGVRDLGDSAQGASATTTRLGGGLGSLTKTAAGLAAGLLGGAGLIAGLKASVSASTDFGGKIAEVSTLLDDTSGLDALTAKTRDLAREFGNAPTEQAQALYNIISAGASDSADAMRLLTDANKLALGGVTDVNTAADGLTSILNAYGMEAGQSTRISDGLFAAMRAGKTTIGELSSSLGQVTPIAAQAGVSFEEVAAATATLTKGGVSTSQAVTQLRGIISSVLKPTSEAAKQAEELGLQFDVQALKAQGLSGFLQAVADKTGGNTEQMAILFSQVEALGGALSLTGTQANDFGAVLDSVENSAGETDKAVAKIAGDDRSSLRRFGSAMTDIGITAGGLIAKALVPLADAATNIVNEFNDSAQSSDDLGESVSAAAAKIEPALQIIVGSAQALGGGLRAFFNLVQITVASVLQFVVDKVAVAAEALSQVTFGDLSDDLERHAALMRQTSADLGERIQGDLGDIAEAGETVRSGFARAAEGVSSLGAGADSASPKVQALSADTRSAGDAAGITAEQLDALGDTAEVAGGRVVDSAADAGSAVENLGGQGEQASNKLVEGATSAASAIDDVGDAATDAGKKVKSVGDAAGLTVEQFDALGDGAEVAGGRVVDSAADAGSAVENLGGQGEQASNKLVEGATSAASAIDDVGNAATDAGKKVEALGPTAADVEQAYQTLGITSSATLKQQAQEAREAAEAIRASGAPLADQEKAWLAVLEAELKAADAAGDEFAVKVIAANAKALPGTENFRVKVREIADKYVEVGEAATDAGQQAADGAKKATDALEPWRQKIVDVQNAAREAAAEAAKVYDVSDHDPRAIPDRTTSTAGSSLPAAANLLTGDDRDILQLLAAQLQKQQLQDIYSRNRGVNTGSLSGASADASQRIVNELETLTRKLAGGGASAEAARKSIYRQLGIPYTSPGSSSGGSVTIDYPTTPGTGGGGNPIQLPSTGGTVDLSSAVSVLQSIDRRLQIISGQIDDAVRGQYRPSSSVSAADILRELERSAGVSS, from the coding sequence ATGGCCAATGCCCTGGAAATGCTGCTGCGCATCGCCCTGCGCAAAGAGGGCGTGGACTCCGGGCTGCGCGAGACCCGCCAGGGCGTGCGCGATCTGGGCGACAGTGCACAAGGCGCCAGCGCCACCACCACGCGGCTCGGCGGTGGCCTCGGCAGCCTGACCAAAACCGCCGCCGGGCTGGCCGCCGGGCTGCTGGGCGGTGCCGGCCTCATCGCAGGGCTCAAGGCGTCGGTCAGCGCCTCCACCGACTTCGGCGGCAAAATCGCCGAAGTCAGCACCCTGCTCGATGACACCAGCGGCCTCGACGCGCTGACCGCCAAGACGCGTGACCTGGCGCGCGAATTCGGCAACGCGCCGACCGAGCAGGCGCAGGCGCTCTACAACATCATTTCCGCCGGCGCATCGGATTCCGCCGACGCCATGCGCCTGCTGACGGACGCCAACAAGCTGGCGTTGGGCGGCGTGACCGACGTCAATACCGCGGCGGACGGCCTGACCTCGATCCTCAACGCCTACGGCATGGAAGCGGGGCAGTCCACGCGCATCAGCGACGGCCTGTTCGCGGCGATGCGCGCCGGCAAAACCACCATCGGCGAGCTGTCGTCCAGCCTCGGCCAGGTTACGCCGATCGCCGCCCAGGCCGGCGTCTCATTCGAAGAGGTGGCGGCCGCGACCGCCACCCTGACCAAGGGCGGCGTCAGCACGTCCCAGGCCGTGACCCAGCTGCGCGGCATCATCAGCTCGGTGCTCAAGCCGACGAGCGAGGCGGCGAAACAGGCCGAGGAACTGGGTCTGCAGTTCGACGTGCAGGCGCTCAAGGCCCAGGGCCTGTCCGGATTCCTGCAGGCCGTAGCGGACAAGACCGGCGGCAACACCGAACAGATGGCGATCCTGTTCAGTCAGGTCGAGGCGCTGGGTGGCGCGCTGAGCCTGACGGGGACGCAGGCGAACGACTTCGGCGCCGTGCTCGACAGCGTCGAAAACAGTGCAGGCGAGACCGACAAGGCCGTCGCCAAGATCGCAGGCGATGACCGGTCCAGCCTGCGCCGCTTCGGCTCCGCGATGACCGACATCGGCATCACGGCTGGCGGCCTAATTGCCAAGGCCCTGGTGCCGCTTGCCGACGCGGCAACGAATATCGTCAACGAGTTCAATGACAGCGCCCAAAGCAGCGACGACCTCGGCGAATCGGTCAGCGCCGCAGCGGCCAAGATCGAACCGGCGCTACAGATCATTGTCGGTTCCGCGCAGGCGCTTGGCGGCGGGCTGCGCGCGTTCTTCAATTTGGTCCAGATTACTGTGGCCAGCGTGCTGCAGTTCGTGGTCGACAAGGTGGCCGTCGCCGCCGAGGCGCTGAGCCAGGTCACCTTCGGCGATCTGTCGGATGACCTCGAACGCCACGCGGCGCTGATGCGGCAGACGTCCGCCGACCTCGGCGAACGCATCCAGGGCGACCTTGGCGACATTGCCGAGGCCGGCGAAACCGTCCGCAGCGGATTCGCCCGCGCCGCCGAAGGCGTCAGCAGCCTGGGCGCCGGGGCGGATAGCGCCTCACCGAAGGTCCAGGCGCTGAGCGCAGACACCCGATCTGCAGGCGACGCGGCCGGTATCACTGCAGAACAACTCGACGCCCTGGGAGACACTGCCGAAGTCGCTGGCGGGCGCGTCGTCGACAGCGCCGCCGATGCCGGAAGCGCCGTCGAAAACTTGGGAGGCCAGGGCGAGCAGGCCAGCAACAAGCTGGTCGAGGGCGCAACCAGCGCGGCATCAGCAATAGACGACGTCGGTGACGCTGCCACTGACGCTGGAAAGAAAGTCAAGTCGGTCGGCGATGCGGCCGGCCTCACCGTCGAACAGTTCGACGCACTGGGAGACGGCGCCGAAGTCGCTGGCGGGCGCGTCGTCGACAGCGCCGCCGATGCCGGAAGCGCCGTCGAAAACTTGGGAGGCCAGGGCGAGCAGGCCAGCAACAAGCTGGTCGAGGGCGCAACCAGCGCGGCATCAGCAATAGACGACGTCGGTAACGCTGCCACTGACGCTGGAAAGAAAGTCGAGGCGCTCGGCCCCACAGCCGCCGACGTTGAACAGGCTTATCAGACGCTCGGCATCACCAGCAGCGCGACGCTCAAGCAACAGGCACAAGAGGCACGCGAAGCGGCGGAGGCCATCCGTGCATCTGGCGCCCCACTGGCGGATCAGGAAAAGGCTTGGCTTGCAGTGCTGGAAGCCGAACTCAAGGCCGCCGATGCGGCGGGCGACGAGTTCGCGGTCAAAGTCATCGCCGCCAATGCGAAGGCCCTGCCAGGCACCGAGAATTTTCGCGTCAAGGTGCGCGAGATTGCCGACAAGTATGTCGAGGTCGGCGAAGCGGCAACGGACGCTGGCCAGCAGGCGGCCGATGGCGCCAAAAAAGCGACCGATGCGCTCGAACCGTGGCGGCAAAAAATCGTGGATGTACAGAATGCTGCACGCGAGGCGGCCGCAGAGGCAGCCAAGGTCTACGACGTCAGCGACCATGATCCGCGCGCAATCCCCGACCGCACCACGTCCACCGCCGGCTCCAGCCTCCCGGCTGCCGCAAACCTGCTCACCGGCGACGATCGCGACATTCTGCAGCTCCTCGCCGCGCAGCTGCAGAAGCAGCAACTCCAGGACATCTACAGCCGCAACAGGGGCGTGAATACAGGCTCGCTGTCGGGTGCGTCGGCGGACGCGTCCCAGCGCATTGTCAATGAGTTGGAAACGCTCACCCGCAAGCTCGCCGGCGGTGGCGCGAGCGCCGAGGCGGCGCGCAAATCGATCTACCGCCAGCTGGGCATTCCCTATACCTCGCCCGGCTCCAGCTCGGGCGGCTCAGTCACGATCGACTATCCGACGACGCCCGGCACTGGCGGCGGCGGCAACCCGATCCAATTGCCATCGACCGGCGGCACCGTCGACTTATCCTCAGCCGTCAGCGTCCTGCAATCGATCGACCGCCGACTGCAAATCATCAGCGGTCAGATCGACGACGCCGTGCGAGGGCAATACCGGCCCAGCTCCAGCGTCAGCGCCGCCGACATCCTCCGCGAGCTTGAGCGATCCGCCGGGGTCAGCAGCTGA
- a CDS encoding DNA adenine methylase encodes MSLPIIPWMGGKRRLLPTILPLFPDHTCYVEAFAGGAACLFAKERAESEILNDLNGELINLYRVVANHLEEFVRQFKWALSSRQMFEWERLKRPETLTDIQRAARFYYLQRLCFGGKVTGQTFGTSTTSGPRLNLLRIEEELSAAHLRLDGVYLEHLPWQRVIECYDRPHTLVYCDPPYWETAGYGTDFPIEEYELMAELARTMQGTMIVSVNDHPEMRRVFAGLPMRAVPITYTVGGADRPAERMELVIGNWRGGWPEPRPLTQQFRIGEW; translated from the coding sequence ATGTCTTTACCGATCATCCCGTGGATGGGCGGGAAGCGGCGCCTGCTGCCGACGATCCTGCCCTTGTTCCCGGATCACACGTGTTATGTCGAGGCCTTTGCTGGCGGTGCCGCCTGCCTGTTCGCAAAAGAGCGCGCCGAGTCGGAGATTCTGAACGACCTCAACGGAGAGTTGATCAACCTGTACCGCGTCGTGGCGAACCACCTCGAAGAGTTCGTGCGCCAGTTCAAATGGGCTTTAAGCAGCCGCCAAATGTTCGAATGGGAACGGTTAAAGAGACCGGAAACTCTCACAGACATCCAGCGCGCGGCGCGCTTCTACTACCTACAGCGTCTGTGTTTCGGAGGCAAGGTCACCGGGCAGACTTTCGGCACGTCCACGACCTCCGGGCCGCGGCTAAACCTGCTGAGGATAGAAGAAGAGTTGAGCGCGGCCCACTTGCGCTTGGATGGCGTCTACCTGGAGCACCTGCCTTGGCAGCGGGTAATCGAATGCTACGACCGACCGCACACGCTTGTGTATTGTGATCCGCCGTATTGGGAGACAGCTGGCTACGGCACGGACTTTCCGATTGAGGAGTACGAGCTGATGGCGGAACTCGCGCGCACAATGCAGGGCACGATGATCGTATCGGTCAACGATCACCCGGAGATGCGCAGGGTGTTTGCAGGCCTCCCAATGCGCGCGGTGCCTATCACCTACACGGTCGGCGGTGCCGACCGGCCTGCCGAACGGATGGAGTTGGTGATAGGGAACTGGCGAGGTGGCTGGCCAGAGCCCCGGCCGCTCACTCAACAATTCCGGATCGGGGAGTGGTAG
- the csrA gene encoding carbon storage regulator CsrA: protein MLILTRRVGETVMIGDEVSVTVLGVKGNQVRLGVDAPKNVAVHREEIFERIKREEALPGTGTGG from the coding sequence ATGCTTATTTTGACAAGGCGCGTCGGCGAGACTGTCATGATCGGTGACGAGGTTTCCGTGACGGTCCTTGGCGTCAAAGGAAATCAGGTTCGCCTGGGCGTGGATGCCCCAAAGAACGTAGCGGTTCATCGCGAAGAGATTTTCGAGCGTATCAAGCGCGAAGAAGCCCTGCCCGGGACCGGTACGGGCGGCTGA